Proteins encoded in a region of the Ptychodera flava strain L36383 chromosome 4, AS_Pfla_20210202, whole genome shotgun sequence genome:
- the LOC139131810 gene encoding E3 ubiquitin-protein ligase TRIM71-like — protein MNLCSTCACSHRRVPAIRSHRLMPLKEYNEAKFADPASVTAPRQCDKHPSHPLAYFCETCDEVICLECTVIDHRAPEHKNQYLKESAKNYVKDLQTLLTKLAEKERDVNESKYHIDERIASLEKRYNEEKSKLNVHIEGILQKVRRVGALFEEKMKSEYESRKKTLQWQIKELQRTENDLSSTRDYIKNIFDFASAAQLMTAKKGITSQAQELMKTKTKVKPKESDYIEFRKTDDLIGVEPGDVGDVFGLSTCSTVAKVSKYGGSKVALSIVLQADDHQGTPLFTSTDEVQGTITGCGDREQQMPVKSIKSKSIHLESQCLKLDRDCKLRVVVHGTQISPFTKRNQNSEEPMRFHQHHGGRVKFSSGYNTATPEGSSAIIFTHRSITFDEKISVNMSSYSYGSEQHAQCFSMETNDAIGLTRKNPDEMSQSYLQNLRPHDLHNSTNYWLIPAKCFGSNFRLWVSKGGKMLCSSNNDDARVCFHDIDLSKPLWFVFVLQNAIKKINLFN, from the coding sequence GTGATAAACATCCAAGTCACCCGTTGGCGTATTTCTGTGAGACCTGTGATGAAGTCATATGCCTCGAGTGTACAGTTATCGATCACAGAGCAccagaacacaaaaaccagtaCCTTAAAGAATCTGCAAAAAACTATGTCAAGGACTTACAAACTCTGCTGACGAAATTGGCAGAAAAGGAACGAGATGTGAACGAGAGTAAATACCACATAGATGAGAGAATAGCTTCACTGGAGAAAAGATACAACGAAGAAAAAAGTAAGTTAAACGTTCACATCGAAGGCATTCTTCAGAAAGTTCGAAGGGTAGGAGCACTCTTTGAGGAGAAAATGAAATCCGAATACGAGTCTAGAAAAAAGACCTTGCAATGGCAAATAAAGGAACTTCAGCGTACAGAGAATGATCTGTCAAGTACACGTGACTACATCAAGAACATCTTCGACTTTGCAAGCGCTGCACAGTTGATGACTGCCAAGAAGGGAATAACATCACAAGCACAGGAACTTATGAAGACAAAAACGAAAGTGAAACCAAAAGAAAGTGACTATATCGAATTCAGAAAAACCGATGACCTCATTGGGGTGGAACCTGGTGATGTTGGAGACGTATTTGGTCTCTCAACATGTTCGACTGTAGCTAAAGTCTCAAAGTATGGTGGAAGTAAGGTTGCTCTGTCAATAGTGTTACAAGCCGACGACCATCAAGGCACGCCACTATTTACTTCCACTGATGAGGTACAGGGTACAATAACTGGGTGTGGTGACAGAGAACAGCAAATGCCAGTCAAATCAATTAAGTCGAAATCGATACACCTTGAAAGTCAGTGCTTAAAACTTGACAGGGATTGTAAATTACGTGTGGTTGTTCATGGTACTCAAATAAGCCCGTTTACGAAGCGGAACCAAAATAGTGAAGAGCCAATGCGATTTCATCAACATCACGGAGGGAGAGTGAAGTTCTCTTCAGGTTATAACACTGCTACCCCTGAAGGAAGCAGTGCTATTATCTTTACCCATCGGTcgataacttttgatgaaaaaatatcGGTGAATATGTCAAGCTATAGCTATGGTAGTGAGCAGCACGCCCAGTGTTTCAGCATGGAAACCAACGATGCAATAGGACTAACTAGAAAAAACCCTGATGAAATGTCTCAATCGTATCTGCAAAACTTACGCCCTCACGATCTCCATAATAGTACCAATTATTGGCTGATACCTGCAAAATGTTTTGGAAGCAATTTTCGACTATGGGTGAGCAAAGGCGGAAAGATGCTGTGTTCAAGCAACAACGATGATGCACGTGTTTGTTTCCATGACATAGATTTAAGTAAAccattatggtttgttttcgtCTTACAGAACgctatcaaaaaaattaacttgTTTAATTAG